The nucleotide sequence ACGATATGGATCTCGACCTTGCGGCGGGCAGCCTCGGCCCGAATCAACTCGAGCTGGTGGGCGGCGCCGTCGACCAGGACCACCCAGGACCTGCGGTGCTGGGGGTCGCGGGCCTCTGCCTGGTCGAAGGCAGCGGCGATGACCTTGTCGGCGTCGTTTCTGACCGAGGCGGTGAGCCATTTCGCCCGGGCCTTGGGGTCCTTGCGCGGGGTGCGCCGGTCGGTGCGGCCCCGGTGGAGCGATGATGCACCATCTCCTGCTCGGCAAGATGCCCGGCCAACTCCTCGATCCGAGCGCGCAGTTCACCGAAGTTCCGTCGTGTCACCGTCTACTCGGACCAGACCGATGACGAGACCCGAGCAACGTGCCCGGCTCCGGCCTGTCTCCGAGGGTCGGTTGAGTGGTGTCCCGTCGCCCAGACGGAAAACGACCTCCGGCGAGGCCCACAACGTTTCCGTTCTCGACAGGAGACTTCCTCAAGGCGGCACCACCTCTGCCGGACTGCTGAGCCTCAGAGGAATTCCGGCAACCGCGTCCGCCGACGCGTCATGCTGGGGCTGCGGCTTGGCGGTGGTAGTGGCTTGTTTGGGATTGGGCCTGATGGTGGCGTCGCCAGTGGGACCAGCGGATCTGGTGTGCTGTGTCGTGGACGGGCCGGATGACCAGCCTGATGAACAGGCGCTGGATCTCGTTGCAGGTGAGCGGGATCAGGTTGTCCGGGGCGGGATGGCGGGTGTGTTCGTCGGCGCCGTCCGGCCGCGCGGCAGCGGTCGGGCTGGTCGGTCCAGGAGCGCGGGATGTACAGCTCACGGTCCACAGCGGCGTGACCGCGCTGACCTGCGTAAACCAGGTAACGGCGACTTGGGAGTTCTCGATCCTGCCGCGGTGCCGGTGTACTGACGTTGGGCGCCGACGGTGCAGGTGCCCTTCTTCACGTCGCGGGTCTCATCGACCACGAGCATCGCCTGCTCGTCGTGCAAGTGCTCGACCACGTAGCTGCACAGGTCATCGCGGACGACGTCGGCGTGCCACTTCGCCCGGTTCAGCAGGTGCTGCATCCCGTCCGGGGTCGCCTCCCCGGCCCACTCAGCGATGGTCCAGCAGGGCTTTCGGGGCAGGTCCGAAAGCAGCCCAAGCACCAACCGCCTTATCCGGCCCCGGGGTTCAACCCTGACGAACCGGCCTGCAATCCGGCCCATCAGGCCCTCGAATGCCTCCTGCCACAGCGCAGGGTCTACGCTGTGTCCCGCGGCCACCGCATGATCTTCAGTCTTCACACACCGATGATCAACGGTGGCTGCACCCGTCTTCCTACCGGGTTGGAGTGGGGTACGAAGTGTCGACATCGTCTGAGTTCCGTGGCTTCGATCTGGTGCGGCGTGGCTATGACCGCCATCAGGTCGATCGCTATCTCAAGACCCTGTCTGAAGCCGACTCGCCGGTCGGCCCGCCGCCGTTCCGGATCGTGGGGCGGGGCTACGACCGCCATCAGGTTGACGCACGCATCAGGGACCTCCTGGCGGACAGAGGCATCAACGGCTAACCATCCGCGTCCCACCAGGCAGTGCTGTCTTCACGTCCAGAGCGGCAAGATCACGATCTACTGCTGGAGTACTGGGAAGACGAGACGTACGTCCGGCGAAGTACCGCAGGGTGAGCGGTGAGTTCCGGTGGGAGGAAGCCGGCAGAGGCAACAGGATGCGGGCCGTTCGGCGGCGAACAGTGCACCCTTGGCGGCCTTGCCGGAGTCCGCCGACGGTGCACGCTGCGGGATGGGGATCCGGAGGCAGGGCCGGCTGGGAACGCGGCCGCGAAAACACACGGCAGCTGATTTTCGGTCCGCCGACATCCGACGAGGCGAATTCGGTGACCTGTTCGACCGAATTCCGGGAGCTGCCGAGAGGAATGGGCGGTAGCGGCCCGGGTTATCTCTCCTGGCTCAATGGAGTGTGGCCCAGGGCTCTCGTGCCAGAGCACGGCGTAGGCGTGATCAAGGTTCAGGCAGCTTTCCCGCGGCGGCTTCGACGGCTGGGTGCGGCTGTACGTCCCACCGATACTGCGAGCTTGCGCAGCTGCCGCCAGTCCAGGGGCGGATGGGTCTGGGGTACACCTGGACGCTGTCGGGGAACGCGGACGCGCAGCTTGCCGGGTGCGATGTGGCAGTGCACGGGTGTGGGAAGGATCGTGGCCTCGCCGTCGAGGCCGACCTCGATCTCCGCGCGGTCGGCGTCGACGACCACTTCGCGGGCGGTCACGACCGTGAGTCCGTCCGGCTCCGGGTCCAGCCGGAGTCCGGCCGCCTCGGCCGCACTGTCCACCCTGATGCCCAGGACGCCGAGCAGTCCGGTGTCGAGTCGCTCGCGGCGGCCGAGACCTGTCGGATCTGCCGTGCCATAGGGGTGTTGCTCACGAGGACGGCCTGCGGGGCGGTGAGCGTGGTGTCTGCGGCGCGTGCGGTCAGTTCTGCTCCGCGTTGGCGGGTGAGCAGGTCGGGCAGCAGGTCCCAGGTGGTGCCGATCTTGTCGTCGCGGTAGGCGGGGCTCTGGATGACTGCCGCGTACGCGCCGAAGGAGGCGTTGTTGACGAAGGGGTGCTCTCCGGCGAAGCCGAGGTCCACATGGAGTTCCACGCCGTCGGTGAGGGCGTCGAGGCAGGCGGCGGGGTCTTCGCGGTTCAGGCCGAGATCCATCGCGAAGTGGTTGCGGGTGCCGGCGCTGATGACGAGGAACGGTACGTCGTGTTCGGCGGCGACGGCAGCGACGAGTGCCTGGGTGCCGTCGCCGCCCGCGACGCCCAGCAGATCGGCGCCGTCCGCGACGGCCGACCGGTCCAGCGCGGCGACGCCCTGGTGCTGCTCCGGGTCGAGCAGGACGACGCGCGCCCCGAGTCGCTCGGCCTTCTCCTTCAGGCCGAACGCGGCCACCTTGCCGCCGCCGGAGCGCGGGTTCATGAGGATGTACGGACGCCGGGGCGGGGCCGCCCTGCGCTCCTTCATGCGGGTGGACTGCTTCCGGGTGCTGCGCAGGGCGTAGCGACCTGACCCGACTGCCACCGCCCACGACACCAGCGACAGCGGCAGGGCCCATAGGAGGGTGGTCGCGAGCAGGAAGACGACGGCAGTGGGGGCGGCCACCGCGAGCAGCGCCGCCGCCCAGCGGGCGGGGCCGCGGCGGGTCAGTGCCCACCAGACGGCGGCCGCGGTGAGGGCCACACCCGCGAGTACGGCCACGAGCAGCAGGACGCCGCCCACGCCGCCGTAGCCGAGGGGGAGCAGTACCGCGAAGGCCGCCGCGGCCAGTGCCGTCCGGGCCGCCCACCGTTGCGCGCGACGGTCCGGGGCGTACGAGTTCACAGCCATGGTCGCCTCCAGTCGTCGGCGGACATCGTAGGTACGTGATCTGGTGATTCAGCGGCTGAGGGTGCGGCCGAGGGGCTGTCCGGGGCTGACGAGTCCGCTCTCGTAGGCGATGGTTACCAGGTGGGCGCGGGAGGAGGCGCCGAGCTTCCGCAGGATCCGGTTCACGTGCGACTTGACCGTGAGAGGGCTGATGCCGAGCAGGTGCGCCAGCGTGCTGTTGTCGGGCTGGGTCGCGACGAGGGCGAGTATCTGCCGTTCCCTGGTGGAGAGTTGGTTCAGCATCAGGTTCGGAGGGGCGGCGGAGATCCTCGCGTCGGTGGACGGCGATGAGACGACTGTCCCGCCCCGGCCGATCAGGTCGAGAGCCATCACGAAGGGGGCGGCCTCCATCTGTCGGCCGAGGATGCCGGTGGCGCCGACGCGCAGGAGTGGGCCGACCTCCTCGGCGGGTGTGTCACCGATGACGGCAAGCGTGGTCCGGACTGCGGCTCGGCGCAGGGACAGCAGTGTCGTGGTGCTCGGGGAGGGAGCCAGTGCCAGGGCGTCGATGAGGAGGATGTCCGGCCTCATGGAAGGCAGCTGGGCCAGAGCATGGGCGAGGTCGGGGATCTGTACCTGGACGGTCAGGAGGGCGGAGTCCTCGATGATGCGCGCGTAGGCCTCGCGCAGGAGGGATGGGCCGCCCGTCAGGAGTACCCGGTGCATCGTTCGTCCTTTGGGTCGCCTAGGGGAGGGGAGGGGAGGGGAGGGGAGGGGAGGGGA is from Streptomyces sp. NBC_01314 and encodes:
- a CDS encoding response regulator transcription factor, which produces MHRVLLTGGPSLLREAYARIIEDSALLTVQVQIPDLAHALAQLPSMRPDILLIDALALAPSPSTTTLLSLRRAAVRTTLAVIGDTPAEEVGPLLRVGATGILGRQMEAAPFVMALDLIGRGGTVVSSPSTDARISAAPPNLMLNQLSTRERQILALVATQPDNSTLAHLLGISPLTVKSHVNRILRKLGASSRAHLVTIAYESGLVSPGQPLGRTLSR